From a region of the Cygnus atratus isolate AKBS03 ecotype Queensland, Australia chromosome 3, CAtr_DNAZoo_HiC_assembly, whole genome shotgun sequence genome:
- the LBH gene encoding protein LBH, with amino-acid sequence MSVLCPLPCPDYLRSAEMTEVMMNTPAMDEIGLSPRKDGLSYQIFPDPSDFDCYCKLKDRLPSIVVEPTEGDVESGELRWPPEEFLVQEEDEEEEEEENCEDAKKDNKEQ; translated from the exons ATGTCTGtgctctgccccctgccctg CCCCGATTATCTGAGATCAGCTGAAATGACTGAAGTGATGATGAACACTCCAGCTATGGACGAGATTGGGCTAAGCCCCCGCAAGGACGGCCTGTCATACCAG ATTTTCCCCGATCCCTCTGACTTCGACTGTTACTGCAAGCTGAAGGACCGCCTGCCCTCAATCGTGGTGGAGCCAACAGAGGGCGATGTGGAGAGCGGTGAGCTAAGATGGCCACCAGAAGAGTTCCTTGTgcaggaggaggacgaggaggaggaggaggaagaaaactgtgAAGATGCAAAGAAGGACAACAAGGAGCAATAA